A genomic segment from Sandaracinaceae bacterium encodes:
- a CDS encoding cyanoglobin, translating into MEEREPALTLLHARDAAGKVDRGSRERFSLFLLGWLGGPGEYMARHGHPRLRMRHGRVPVDIAMRDAWLRCMDAALTECGVEGELRTFLDERFAHVANFLRNTEG; encoded by the coding sequence ATGGAGGAGCGCGAGCCTGCCCTCACCCTGCTGCACGCGCGCGACGCTGCGGGCAAGGTCGACCGCGGTAGTCGCGAGCGGTTCTCGCTCTTCTTGCTGGGTTGGCTGGGCGGGCCTGGCGAGTACATGGCGCGTCACGGGCACCCGCGGCTGCGCATGCGCCACGGGCGCGTGCCGGTGGACATCGCCATGCGCGACGCGTGGCTGCGCTGCATGGACGCAGCGCTGACGGAGTGCGGCGTGGAGGGCGAGCTGCGCACGTTCTTGGACGAGCGCTTCGCGCACGTGGCGAACTTCCTCCGCAACACCGAGGGTTGA
- a CDS encoding NUDIX hydrolase, with translation MTDARDPDAPEPVPAHPSATVVLLRDAPDPTGGLEVLLGHRGAELTFHGGEWVFPGGRVDPEDCLDGAPPGSLDAARRAAVRECAEEVGAHVTATSLRAWSHWTTPVRWKKRFATWFFLAPFADQALRVDGVEMQTCRFMRPAEALAQQASGALGLPPPTFVTLVELCAFASVHEALAAAERREPPAIFPRVHRVDDGAVSLYPGDAGYEVGALDAPGPRHRLVMRQSGWRYVNERQRT, from the coding sequence GTGACCGACGCACGTGACCCGGACGCGCCCGAGCCCGTCCCGGCCCATCCTTCGGCCACCGTCGTGCTCCTGCGCGACGCGCCTGACCCCACGGGAGGCCTCGAGGTGTTGCTGGGTCACCGTGGCGCCGAGCTCACCTTCCACGGCGGCGAGTGGGTGTTCCCGGGGGGGCGCGTGGACCCGGAGGACTGCCTCGACGGTGCGCCCCCCGGCTCGCTCGACGCCGCGCGCCGTGCCGCGGTGCGTGAGTGCGCCGAGGAGGTCGGCGCCCACGTCACGGCCACGTCGCTACGCGCGTGGTCGCACTGGACCACGCCCGTGCGGTGGAAGAAGCGCTTCGCCACCTGGTTCTTCCTCGCCCCCTTCGCCGACCAGGCTCTGCGAGTGGACGGCGTCGAGATGCAGACCTGCCGCTTCATGCGCCCCGCCGAAGCGCTCGCGCAGCAGGCCAGCGGCGCGCTCGGCCTGCCCCCGCCCACGTTCGTGACGCTGGTCGAGCTCTGCGCGTTCGCGTCCGTGCACGAGGCCCTGGCCGCGGCCGAGCGGCGCGAACCGCCCGCGATCTTCCCGCGCGTTCACCGCGTCGACGACGGTGCCGTCTCGCTCTACCCGGGTGACGCAGGCTACGAGGTGGGCGCCCTCGACGCACCCGGGCCGCGGCACCGCTTGGTCATGCGGCAGAGCGGCTGGCGCTACGTCAACGAGCGCCAGCGCACCTGA
- a CDS encoding bis-aminopropyl spermidine synthase family protein: MHEGAFRVLRALADRQRRRRPALARVAGEAESVLRELLTRYPKWFDEDPDGVRATDVGLAALATEFAARHPAEGTRPGDSDEAALVTAFQTLAEGRAPLRPELDQVWATAPSVLARARYLIEAGEVQRGLALLGDDDLTSLALGLLGASRGAHVLDVDEALLRFLTERAAREGYGLDATLADAREPLPAVLRGRFGAVFTDPPYADEGFALFLGRAIELTRPDARLYVCFGASRRAPERALSKQRIIAEAGLVIDAVLPDFHTYEGAESIGARSSLYVLSKTPGTRSGLGPGSVDGPLYTRRAPNAPSASKSRSARKGHAKHKKRPPGGGTP; encoded by the coding sequence ATGCACGAAGGAGCGTTTCGCGTGCTGCGCGCGCTCGCGGACCGGCAGCGGCGTCGCCGTCCGGCGCTCGCGCGCGTGGCGGGGGAGGCCGAGTCGGTGCTGCGCGAGCTCCTCACGCGCTACCCGAAGTGGTTCGACGAGGACCCCGACGGAGTGCGCGCCACCGACGTGGGGCTGGCCGCGCTCGCGACCGAGTTCGCGGCCAGGCACCCCGCAGAGGGCACTCGCCCCGGCGACTCGGACGAGGCCGCGCTCGTGACGGCGTTTCAGACGCTCGCCGAAGGCCGCGCGCCCCTTCGGCCGGAGCTCGACCAGGTGTGGGCCACGGCGCCGTCCGTGCTCGCTCGCGCGCGCTACCTCATCGAAGCGGGCGAGGTGCAGCGGGGGCTCGCGTTGCTGGGGGACGACGACCTCACCAGCCTCGCGCTCGGTCTGCTGGGGGCGTCACGTGGCGCGCACGTGCTCGACGTGGACGAGGCCCTGCTGCGCTTCCTGACCGAGCGCGCCGCGCGGGAAGGCTACGGCCTCGACGCCACGCTCGCCGACGCGCGCGAGCCCCTCCCGGCTGTGCTCCGAGGCCGCTTCGGCGCCGTGTTCACCGACCCCCCCTACGCGGACGAGGGCTTCGCGCTGTTCCTCGGGCGCGCCATCGAGCTCACGCGGCCGGACGCGCGTCTCTACGTGTGCTTTGGCGCGAGCCGCCGCGCCCCGGAGCGCGCGCTCTCCAAGCAGCGCATCATCGCCGAGGCGGGCCTGGTCATCGACGCCGTGCTGCCCGACTTCCACACGTACGAGGGCGCCGAGAGCATCGGCGCGCGCAGCAGCCTGTACGTCTTGAGCAAGACACCCGGCACGCGCTCGGGGTTGGGACCAGGGTCGGTCGACGGCCCCCTCTACACGCGGCGCGCGCCCAACGCGCCGAGCGCGAGCAAGTCGCGCAGCGCGCGGAAGGGCCACGCCAAGCACAAGAAGCGCCCGCCCGGTGGAGGCACCCCGTGA
- a CDS encoding calcium/sodium antiporter, with product MTLPPLVLEALAIAGGIAFLVWGADRFVLGAAALANNMGVSPLLIGLTIVGFGTSAPEMLVSAVAASRGASGLSVGNAIGSNITNVALVLGAAALISPLEVHSKVIRRELPVLILVSAATLALLWDGVLGRTDGVVLLLALVGMISWVVREGIVEGGAGSDDALGAEMADEIPTDMSTGIALFWVVFGLAILLAASDRLVWGATGVAQFFAVPDRLIGLTVVAVGTSLPEMAASVAASRRGEDDIAIGNVIGSNMFNLLGVLALPGVIAPGAIDASVLTADYPMMIGVTVLLLLLARGFRNDRNLTRAHGVVLLLTFAGYYVYLFTQQQG from the coding sequence GTGACTCTTCCACCGCTCGTTCTCGAAGCCCTCGCCATCGCCGGCGGGATCGCCTTCCTGGTCTGGGGCGCGGACCGCTTCGTGCTGGGCGCCGCGGCGCTCGCCAACAACATGGGCGTGTCACCGCTGCTGATCGGCCTCACCATCGTCGGCTTCGGTACGTCGGCGCCCGAGATGCTGGTCTCCGCAGTGGCGGCGTCCCGCGGCGCGTCCGGCCTGTCCGTGGGGAACGCGATCGGCTCGAACATCACCAACGTCGCGCTGGTGCTGGGGGCCGCAGCGCTCATCAGCCCGCTCGAGGTGCACAGCAAGGTCATCCGCCGCGAGCTGCCAGTCCTCATCTTGGTGTCTGCGGCGACGCTCGCGCTGCTGTGGGACGGCGTGCTCGGCCGCACGGACGGCGTGGTGTTGTTGCTCGCGCTGGTGGGCATGATCAGCTGGGTGGTGCGCGAGGGCATCGTCGAGGGCGGCGCGGGCAGCGACGACGCGCTGGGGGCCGAGATGGCCGACGAGATCCCGACCGACATGAGCACGGGCATCGCCCTCTTCTGGGTGGTCTTCGGGCTCGCCATCCTGCTCGCCGCGAGCGACCGGCTGGTGTGGGGGGCGACCGGGGTGGCGCAGTTCTTCGCCGTGCCCGACCGCTTGATCGGCCTGACCGTCGTCGCGGTGGGCACCAGCCTGCCGGAGATGGCTGCCTCCGTGGCGGCCTCGCGGCGCGGCGAGGACGACATCGCCATCGGCAACGTGATCGGCAGCAACATGTTCAACCTGCTGGGTGTGCTGGCGCTGCCTGGGGTCATCGCACCCGGGGCCATCGACGCGTCCGTGCTGACGGCCGACTACCCGATGATGATCGGCGTGACCGTGCTGCTGCTGCTCCTCGCGCGCGGCTTCCGCAACGACCGCAACCTGACGCGCGCGCACGGCGTGGTCCTGCTGCTCACGTTCGCGGGCTACTACGTGTACCTCTTCACCCAGCAGCAGGGATAG
- a CDS encoding divalent metal cation transporter has translation MTAPLDDAAPALTMRTFFRALGPGILFAGAAVGVSHLVQSTRAGAEYGFAFAGAALGANVLKYPAFRFGPEYAAATGTSLLEGYRRQGMWALWLYGLVTLLTMFGVQAAVTLVTAGLAIHLFSLSQGPLLVSVLLTVACVALLGFGRYRWLERVGKVVVATLTVTTLAATALSLRHVDFDSVQLYPSAAMLERPGTWLFLAALIGWMPSAVDVAVWQSLWTLERAKAARENGEPAPPRAIALLDFHVGYGGTTFLALCFLTLGAAVMQGQTFEASPHGFAAQLVNLYGETLGDWSRPLLALCAFMVMLSTTLTVVDGFPRALSALYQRFQRSELDATAQEERRADKAYWGALVVLGVGSLTLLGSFAERMPAMVTLATTASFLTAPVLSWLNHRAMHGAEVPERDRPRRWLTIFSWVAIVAQLAFAFFYLWLRFTLS, from the coding sequence ATGACCGCGCCCCTCGACGACGCCGCCCCCGCGCTCACCATGCGCACGTTCTTCCGCGCCCTCGGCCCCGGCATCCTGTTCGCAGGGGCCGCCGTGGGCGTGTCGCACCTCGTGCAGTCCACGCGCGCTGGCGCCGAGTACGGCTTCGCGTTCGCGGGCGCGGCGCTGGGGGCGAACGTCCTCAAGTACCCCGCGTTTCGCTTCGGCCCGGAGTACGCCGCGGCCACGGGCACCTCCCTGCTCGAGGGCTACCGCCGACAAGGCATGTGGGCCCTCTGGCTGTACGGCCTCGTCACCTTGCTGACCATGTTCGGGGTGCAGGCGGCCGTCACGCTGGTCACCGCGGGCCTCGCCATCCACCTATTCTCCCTGTCGCAGGGGCCGCTGCTCGTGTCGGTGCTGCTCACGGTGGCCTGCGTCGCGCTGTTGGGCTTCGGCCGCTATCGCTGGCTCGAGCGGGTGGGCAAGGTGGTCGTGGCCACGCTCACGGTCACCACCTTGGCGGCCACGGCGCTGTCGCTGCGTCACGTGGACTTCGACAGCGTCCAGCTCTACCCGAGCGCGGCCATGCTCGAGCGGCCGGGGACGTGGTTGTTCCTCGCGGCGCTCATCGGCTGGATGCCCTCGGCCGTGGACGTGGCCGTGTGGCAGAGCCTGTGGACCCTCGAGCGCGCCAAGGCGGCCCGCGAGAACGGCGAGCCCGCGCCCCCGCGTGCCATCGCCCTCTTGGACTTTCACGTAGGCTACGGCGGAACCACCTTCCTCGCGCTGTGCTTCCTCACGCTCGGCGCGGCGGTCATGCAGGGGCAGACGTTCGAGGCGTCACCCCATGGCTTCGCAGCGCAGCTGGTCAACCTGTACGGGGAGACGCTTGGCGACTGGAGCCGCCCGCTGCTCGCCCTGTGCGCGTTCATGGTGATGCTCTCGACCACGCTCACGGTCGTGGACGGATTCCCGCGCGCGCTCTCCGCGCTCTACCAGCGCTTCCAGCGCTCCGAACTGGACGCAACGGCGCAAGAGGAGCGCCGCGCCGACAAGGCCTACTGGGGCGCTCTGGTGGTGCTCGGCGTGGGCTCCCTCACCCTCCTGGGCAGTTTCGCCGAGCGCATGCCCGCCATGGTCACCTTGGCAACGACGGCGTCCTTCCTCACGGCGCCCGTGCTCAGCTGGCTGAACCATCGCGCCATGCACGGCGCGGAGGTGCCCGAGCGCGACCGACCGCGGCGCTGGCTGACCATCTTCTCCTGGGTCGCCATCGTCGCGCAGCTGGCGTTCGCCTTCTTCTACCTCTGGCTCAGGTTCACATTGTCGTGA
- a CDS encoding DUF1731 domain-containing protein, with protein MLPPFKLGLGGVVGSGTQGFPWVSLPDVVGALRFLVAAEDAGGVFNIVGPELVDNAAFTKTLGSVLGRPTVIPLPGFMARVGLGGEMADELLLQGQRVVPKALRDAGFAFRHEKLEAALRETLGR; from the coding sequence ATGCTCCCCCCGTTCAAGCTCGGCCTGGGCGGCGTGGTCGGCTCGGGCACCCAGGGCTTCCCGTGGGTGTCCCTCCCGGACGTCGTGGGCGCGCTGCGCTTCCTCGTCGCGGCGGAAGACGCGGGCGGTGTGTTCAACATCGTCGGCCCCGAGCTGGTGGACAACGCGGCGTTCACGAAGACACTCGGCAGCGTGCTCGGCCGCCCCACGGTCATCCCGCTGCCCGGCTTCATGGCGCGCGTGGGGCTCGGCGGTGAGATGGCCGACGAGCTCCTGCTCCAGGGACAGCGGGTGGTCCCCAAGGCGCTGCGCGACGCGGGCTTCGCGTTTCGGCACGAAAAGCTCGAGGCTGCGCTGCGCGAGACGCTGGGACGCTGA
- a CDS encoding glycogen/starch synthase: MNILVLTGGLEEDPFTAALAKALRALDHRVTTLSPLYRSIDPGQRALARRLVKLNVEVEGTPYACELYTGRNVHGVEQVFIGHPELFATANDLDDGDAATVQRRLRVFSLAAAAFVRDDITVGAEIIHGLGEAGTAVLRELAEADHPTPRVLSADADALTRSLDIATTLIAATTSEADRVLEALAARHADDRAGKFVRVVGSGVDTSLWNPLTDSHLASRFDPIDRSGKARSKAALQRELALPVRPEVPLLGVVVRAQDSRYLSAFVNATAELLRNDVQLVVQADASGEAVAALEDLWDRFPDRFQVRTGSDGSLTHAIMGASDLLLSLSDDGAFAREAQRYGTLPILSRQAPLADVLVDCDATLSSGNAFLSDSLDAKDVLAATQRAVGAYLQREGYKALVRRVMELDNSWTRAAHGFVRAYKSALPAVEGEAA, from the coding sequence ATGAACATCCTCGTCCTCACGGGCGGACTCGAGGAAGACCCCTTCACCGCAGCGCTCGCCAAGGCTCTGCGGGCCCTCGACCACCGCGTCACCACGCTCTCTCCCCTCTACCGCAGCATCGACCCCGGGCAGCGCGCGCTGGCGCGCCGCCTGGTGAAGCTGAACGTCGAAGTCGAGGGCACGCCCTACGCCTGTGAGCTGTACACGGGGCGCAACGTCCACGGCGTGGAGCAGGTCTTCATCGGGCACCCCGAGCTGTTCGCGACGGCCAACGATCTCGATGACGGCGACGCGGCTACCGTGCAGCGGCGCCTGCGCGTGTTCTCGCTGGCGGCAGCCGCGTTCGTGCGTGACGACATCACGGTGGGCGCGGAGATCATCCACGGTCTGGGAGAGGCCGGCACCGCCGTGCTGCGCGAGCTGGCCGAGGCCGACCACCCCACGCCGCGCGTGCTCAGCGCCGACGCTGACGCGCTGACGCGCTCGCTCGACATCGCGACCACGCTCATCGCCGCGACCACCTCCGAGGCCGACCGCGTGCTGGAGGCGCTCGCCGCGCGCCACGCCGACGACCGCGCCGGGAAGTTCGTGCGTGTGGTGGGCTCGGGCGTGGACACCAGCCTGTGGAACCCGCTGACGGACTCGCACCTGGCGTCGCGTTTCGACCCCATCGACCGCAGCGGCAAGGCCCGCAGCAAGGCGGCGCTGCAGCGGGAGCTCGCGTTGCCCGTGCGCCCCGAGGTGCCCCTGCTGGGGGTGGTCGTGCGCGCGCAGGACAGCCGGTACCTGTCGGCGTTCGTGAACGCTACGGCGGAGCTGCTGCGCAACGACGTGCAGCTGGTGGTGCAGGCAGACGCCAGCGGCGAGGCCGTGGCCGCTCTCGAAGACCTGTGGGACCGCTTTCCGGACCGTTTCCAGGTCCGCACGGGCTCGGACGGGTCGCTCACACACGCGATCATGGGCGCGTCGGACCTGCTCCTGTCGCTCTCGGACGATGGGGCGTTCGCCCGCGAGGCCCAACGCTACGGGACGCTGCCCATCCTCTCTCGCCAGGCCCCCCTCGCGGACGTCCTGGTGGACTGCGATGCGACGCTCAGCAGCGGCAACGCGTTCCTGTCGGACTCGCTCGACGCGAAGGACGTGCTGGCGGCCACGCAGCGGGCCGTGGGCGCCTACCTGCAGCGCGAAGGCTACAAGGCGCTGGTGCGCCGCGTGATGGAGCTGGACAACAGCTGGACGCGCGCGGCGCACGGCTTCGTGCGCGCCTACAAGAGCGCGTTGCCGGCCGTCGAGGGCGAGGCCGCGTAG
- a CDS encoding radical SAM protein — MSAGADVEAIRARLRDELGTLVVDAPESVAFVYPSPYHTGMSSLGFQTLYRAVNERPGRAAHRAFLPDDVAEARRTRTPLLTYEALRPVSSYAVLALSVAYELELAGVVECLELAGLPPLAADRDARHPIVLAGGPLTFSNPLPLAPFVDVILMGEADETLHRALDVLFSGGDRQRVLRELADRIPSAYVPMLHGDHMPPVEKADDACLPAYSQILTPHTELREMFLVEPERGCHRGCEYCVMRRSTNDGMRTFDIDKVLSLVPTVARRVGLVGAATTDHPRIAELVEALAEGGREVGLSSLRADRLNDRLCAALRRGGQTVLTTASDGASQRMRDRIQRRAPESVLVHAAELARAHGFKRLKLYMMLGLPGEEDADVDELIDFSVRLSQLVPVSLGIAPFVAKRNTPLDGAGFAGIKLVDKRLDRLRKGVRGKVDVRGTSARWAWVEYVLAQGGQAEGRAVLDAVHNGGAFRDWKDAFDALPLDRPPRALVRPGNKLGRALQVLGQS; from the coding sequence TTGAGCGCCGGCGCGGACGTCGAGGCGATCCGCGCGCGCTTGCGTGACGAGCTGGGCACGCTGGTCGTGGACGCTCCCGAGAGCGTCGCGTTCGTCTATCCGAGCCCCTACCACACAGGCATGTCCTCGCTGGGGTTCCAGACGCTGTACCGCGCCGTGAACGAACGCCCTGGGCGCGCCGCGCATCGCGCGTTCCTTCCGGACGACGTGGCCGAGGCCCGTCGCACGCGGACCCCGTTGCTCACCTATGAAGCGCTGCGACCCGTCAGCAGCTACGCGGTGCTCGCGCTCTCGGTCGCGTACGAGCTGGAGCTGGCCGGGGTGGTGGAGTGCCTGGAGCTGGCGGGCCTCCCGCCGCTCGCAGCGGACCGGGACGCGCGCCATCCCATCGTGTTGGCTGGCGGTCCGCTCACGTTCAGCAATCCGCTCCCGCTCGCGCCGTTCGTGGACGTCATCCTCATGGGCGAGGCCGACGAGACGCTGCACCGAGCGCTCGACGTCTTGTTCAGCGGAGGCGACCGACAGCGTGTCCTACGCGAGCTGGCCGATCGCATTCCGTCCGCCTACGTGCCCATGCTGCATGGGGACCACATGCCCCCGGTCGAGAAGGCCGACGACGCGTGCCTACCCGCCTACTCGCAGATCCTCACGCCCCACACCGAGCTGCGCGAGATGTTCCTGGTGGAGCCAGAGCGCGGCTGTCACCGCGGCTGCGAATACTGCGTGATGCGGCGGTCGACCAACGACGGCATGCGCACCTTCGACATCGACAAGGTGCTGTCGCTGGTGCCGACCGTGGCCCGCCGCGTTGGACTGGTAGGCGCCGCCACCACCGACCACCCGCGCATCGCCGAGCTGGTGGAGGCGTTGGCCGAAGGTGGGCGTGAGGTCGGGCTCTCGTCTCTGCGCGCCGACCGCCTCAACGACCGCTTGTGTGCGGCCCTCCGCCGCGGAGGCCAGACGGTGCTTACCACGGCCAGCGACGGAGCCAGCCAGCGCATGCGCGACCGCATCCAGCGGCGCGCACCGGAGAGCGTGCTCGTCCACGCTGCCGAGCTCGCCCGCGCGCATGGCTTCAAGCGCTTGAAGCTCTACATGATGCTCGGCCTCCCCGGGGAAGAGGACGCCGACGTGGATGAGCTGATCGACTTCAGCGTGCGGCTGAGTCAGCTGGTGCCTGTCTCGCTCGGCATCGCCCCCTTCGTGGCCAAGCGCAACACGCCGCTCGACGGCGCGGGGTTCGCCGGCATCAAGCTGGTGGACAAGCGCCTCGACCGCCTGCGGAAGGGTGTGCGCGGCAAGGTCGACGTACGCGGGACCAGCGCGCGCTGGGCGTGGGTGGAGTACGTCCTCGCGCAGGGAGGTCAGGCCGAGGGCCGCGCCGTGCTCGACGCCGTGCACAACGGCGGGGCGTTCCGCGACTGGAAGGACGCGTTCGACGCCCTCCCGCTCGACCGCCCCCCGCGCGCGCTGGTGCGGCCCGGGAACAAGCTGGGGCGCGCGCTCCAGGTGCTCGGGCAGTCCTGA
- the lepB gene encoding signal peptidase I, with product MSQDDAPPSKRRAPAPDDDSLAANVKTIVGAIALALFIRIVFFEAFAIDGPSMEPSLLNGDRVVVAKYPYGLFLPFSREAIFTWGSPEVGDVVIVKSPADEEDIVKRVIGVAGDTVSMVDGQVFRNGEAVPTTLVGPCDEESQKVADPECRVYEERVGDRSWHTSHANMGFISRDLANWAPVTVPDGHIVVLGDHRDQSNDSRRIGLIPLNRVKGHALFIYWSNDPGRDRRWGRMFQGIR from the coding sequence ATGAGCCAAGACGACGCCCCGCCTTCCAAACGTCGGGCTCCGGCTCCCGACGACGACAGCTTGGCTGCCAACGTCAAGACCATCGTCGGCGCCATCGCGCTCGCGCTCTTCATCCGCATCGTGTTCTTCGAGGCGTTCGCCATCGACGGCCCCTCCATGGAGCCCTCCCTCCTCAATGGGGATCGCGTCGTGGTCGCGAAGTATCCCTACGGCCTGTTCCTGCCGTTCTCTCGGGAGGCCATCTTCACCTGGGGGTCTCCCGAGGTCGGTGACGTCGTCATCGTCAAGAGCCCGGCCGACGAAGAAGACATCGTCAAGCGCGTGATCGGCGTGGCAGGGGACACCGTGTCCATGGTGGACGGACAGGTCTTCCGCAATGGGGAGGCCGTCCCGACCACGCTCGTCGGACCGTGCGACGAAGAGTCCCAGAAGGTGGCCGACCCGGAGTGTCGGGTCTACGAGGAGCGGGTCGGCGACCGCTCGTGGCACACCAGCCACGCCAACATGGGCTTCATCAGCCGCGACCTCGCCAACTGGGCACCCGTGACCGTCCCCGACGGCCACATCGTCGTCCTGGGCGACCACCGCGACCAGTCCAACGACAGCCGCCGCATCGGCCTCATCCCGCTCAACCGAGTGAAGGGTCATGCGCTGTTCATCTACTGGTCCAACGACCCTGGTCGCGACCGCCGCTGGGGCCGGATGTTCCAGGGGATCCGTTGA
- the tsaB gene encoding tRNA (adenosine(37)-N6)-threonylcarbamoyltransferase complex dimerization subunit type 1 TsaB has protein sequence MNLLCIDTTGPALVLALTTPGGDVHGHVLETAGKHAEVLLPGVAALLAAHGLTARSVDAIGVTLGPGGFTSVRVGLATAKGLCVAAGRALYGVSSLRALAYVARPTDDAGRAHMADGASSAGGAVSVAVVSPAYRGEVYAALYSFEEPSASSRPSRGGGVIERVAPFHAGPADALDTLTRAAEGERPGARIVVGMTHLERLGGDAVSEAARALWTPYARDALSPAALAASLLEEVHAGRIRDVATLAPEYLRPPDAALPRG, from the coding sequence ATGAATCTGCTGTGTATCGACACGACCGGGCCGGCGCTGGTGCTGGCCCTGACCACGCCTGGGGGCGACGTCCACGGTCACGTGCTCGAGACGGCGGGCAAGCACGCGGAGGTGTTGTTGCCCGGTGTGGCTGCGTTGCTCGCCGCGCACGGGCTCACCGCGCGCAGCGTGGACGCCATCGGGGTGACGCTCGGTCCTGGCGGGTTCACCAGCGTGCGCGTCGGGCTGGCCACGGCGAAGGGACTGTGCGTGGCGGCTGGGCGTGCGCTGTACGGTGTGTCGTCGCTGCGCGCGCTGGCCTACGTCGCGCGTCCCACGGACGACGCAGGACGCGCACACATGGCGGACGGAGCGTCCTCCGCGGGTGGGGCGGTGTCCGTGGCCGTCGTCAGCCCGGCGTACCGAGGCGAGGTGTACGCCGCGCTGTACTCGTTCGAGGAGCCGAGTGCGTCGTCTCGGCCGTCGCGAGGAGGCGGGGTGATTGAGCGGGTCGCGCCGTTTCACGCAGGCCCCGCCGACGCGCTCGACACGCTCACGCGGGCCGCGGAGGGGGAGCGTCCCGGGGCGCGCATCGTGGTGGGGATGACGCACCTCGAGCGCTTGGGAGGAGACGCCGTGTCGGAAGCAGCGCGCGCGTTGTGGACTCCCTACGCGCGCGACGCGCTGAGCCCCGCGGCCTTGGCGGCGTCGCTGCTCGAAGAGGTCCACGCCGGCCGCATCCGCGACGTCGCGACGCTCGCGCCCGAGTACCTGCGACCCCCCGACGCGGCGCTCCCGCGCGGCTGA
- a CDS encoding NADH-quinone oxidoreductase subunit N produces the protein MELLPVASLLMLVSAGLAIMLLDVFARGRAELPFVTTIALLAAAATSAAGLFAPTPTDVPSFITDYLSVDKYGLFFDVVIALGAALASLLAGGYLREHGMDRGEYYVLTLFSALGAMVMARAVDLLTLFVGLETLSLGVYSLVAYRRTSARATEAAVKYFLLGSFASAIFLFGAALVYGATGHTDFHGIGEVIDGGHAPVVLVVIGLAMLVAGLGFKVSAVPFHMWTPDAYEGAPTSTTAFMSVVVKTAAFAVFLRLLAVGFGGELRTGINGWPGLLSALSAVTMVYGNLAAVTQTSVKRMLAYSSIAHAGYLLLGLAAVATQPEQATSAVLYYLAAYTVSNALVLGALIWSGSFGKEATSYADLAGLGRRHPAVGAAFIVGILSLMGFPPTAGFFGKWYVLSAAVQADMVPLTILAVLSSAVGAFYYLKVLVFLYMKSPEEGAPVAVPMKSGYVTFALVLAAYFVMKMGLTPSNYLDAALAAASGLVS, from the coding sequence ATGGAACTGCTCCCCGTGGCATCCCTGCTGATGCTCGTCTCGGCCGGCTTGGCCATCATGCTGCTCGACGTCTTCGCGCGCGGCCGCGCCGAGCTGCCGTTCGTGACCACCATCGCGCTGCTCGCGGCGGCCGCCACCAGCGCCGCTGGTCTGTTCGCCCCCACTCCGACCGACGTCCCCAGCTTCATCACCGACTACCTCTCGGTCGACAAGTACGGGCTCTTCTTCGACGTCGTCATCGCGCTCGGCGCGGCGCTCGCTTCCCTCCTTGCGGGCGGGTATCTGCGCGAGCATGGCATGGATCGCGGCGAGTACTACGTGCTCACGCTGTTCAGCGCGCTGGGGGCCATGGTCATGGCGCGCGCGGTGGACCTCCTGACCCTCTTCGTGGGGCTCGAGACCTTGTCCCTCGGCGTGTACTCGCTCGTCGCCTATCGCCGCACGAGCGCTCGCGCCACGGAAGCCGCCGTGAAGTACTTCCTGCTCGGCTCGTTCGCGTCGGCCATCTTCCTCTTCGGCGCAGCGCTCGTCTACGGCGCCACCGGCCACACGGACTTCCACGGCATCGGGGAGGTCATCGACGGTGGCCACGCGCCCGTGGTGCTGGTGGTCATCGGTCTGGCCATGCTTGTCGCCGGGTTGGGCTTCAAGGTCAGCGCCGTCCCGTTCCACATGTGGACCCCAGATGCCTACGAGGGCGCCCCGACCTCCACCACCGCGTTCATGTCCGTCGTGGTGAAGACCGCAGCCTTCGCCGTGTTCCTCCGGCTCCTGGCCGTGGGCTTCGGCGGCGAGCTGCGCACCGGCATCAACGGCTGGCCTGGGCTGCTCTCCGCCCTCTCCGCGGTCACCATGGTGTACGGCAACCTCGCGGCGGTCACACAGACCAGCGTCAAGCGCATGCTCGCCTACTCGTCCATCGCGCACGCGGGCTACCTGCTCCTCGGTCTCGCGGCGGTCGCGACCCAGCCCGAGCAGGCCACGAGCGCCGTGCTCTACTACCTGGCGGCCTACACGGTCAGCAACGCGTTGGTCCTCGGCGCGCTCATCTGGTCCGGCAGCTTCGGCAAGGAGGCCACCTCCTACGCCGACCTCGCGGGGCTCGGTCGTCGTCACCCGGCGGTCGGCGCGGCGTTCATCGTCGGCATCCTGTCGCTCATGGGCTTCCCGCCAACGGCGGGCTTCTTCGGCAAGTGGTACGTGCTCAGCGCCGCCGTCCAGGCGGACATGGTGCCCCTCACCATCCTGGCCGTCCTCAGCAGCGCGGTGGGTGCTTTCTACTACCTCAAGGTGCTCGTGTTCTTGTACATGAAGTCGCCCGAAGAGGGAGCGCCCGTCGCCGTGCCGATGAAGTCGGGCTACGTCACCTTCGCGCTGGTGTTGGCCGCGTATTTCGTCATGAAGATGGGCCTCACCCCCTCCAATTACCTCGACGCCGCGCTCGCAGCCGCGTCTGGGCTGGTGAGCTAG